A single genomic interval of Rosistilla ulvae harbors:
- a CDS encoding 2-oxo acid dehydrogenase subunit E2, with protein sequence MATEVKLPELGDGIESGDVLEIFVSVGDVITAGQDVVEMETDKATVPVSSNAAGKVTKILVAEGDTVAVGGVILEIEAAAAAEAPAASAPAEPAAEAPAKAPEPEAKAPEKPAPAAAPEKPAPAATAPAAVETPKPAPAAPAPEAPAAPAPASSDAVVAAGPAVRRFAREVGVDLQGVQGTGEGGRITREDVLAIVRSANQSRGGAATGTAAAPSKTAAAPVDASAEQDEYGPIRVERMSKIRKTIASQMHESWSTVPRVTNFDDADISDLEHLRQSSKDDYAAQGLKLTTMPFLIKAIATALKHNPEVNAVIDEANGQLIYKDYVNIGIAVDTERGLVVPVMKNADRMGIPDIARSLAEMAAKVRSGQFAVSDLRGGTFTISNLGAIGGQYSTPIVNIPEVAILLVGRSRKLPCVMPDDSIKPRLMMPLSLSYDHRLVDGGTAARFLNDVIGYLEAPSRLLLAL encoded by the coding sequence ATGGCTACCGAAGTAAAACTTCCTGAACTCGGCGATGGCATCGAATCAGGCGACGTACTGGAGATCTTTGTATCCGTCGGCGACGTCATCACGGCTGGACAAGACGTCGTTGAAATGGAAACCGACAAGGCGACAGTTCCTGTCTCCAGCAACGCGGCCGGAAAGGTCACTAAGATCCTTGTCGCCGAAGGTGATACAGTCGCCGTCGGCGGAGTGATCCTGGAAATCGAAGCCGCCGCGGCTGCGGAAGCACCCGCCGCGAGTGCGCCCGCGGAACCCGCAGCCGAAGCGCCCGCAAAGGCTCCCGAACCCGAGGCGAAAGCGCCTGAAAAGCCTGCTCCTGCAGCGGCTCCCGAGAAACCAGCACCTGCCGCAACAGCACCCGCTGCTGTGGAAACTCCCAAGCCTGCACCGGCGGCTCCCGCTCCTGAAGCCCCCGCCGCACCAGCGCCTGCCAGCAGCGACGCGGTCGTCGCCGCAGGGCCTGCTGTCCGCCGCTTCGCTCGCGAAGTGGGTGTCGATCTGCAGGGCGTTCAAGGTACGGGCGAAGGCGGCCGGATCACGCGTGAAGACGTTTTGGCGATCGTCCGCTCGGCGAACCAATCCCGCGGTGGCGCGGCGACTGGAACCGCGGCCGCACCCAGCAAAACCGCTGCGGCACCTGTCGACGCTTCGGCTGAGCAGGATGAATACGGCCCGATTCGCGTCGAGCGAATGAGCAAGATCCGCAAGACGATCGCGTCGCAGATGCACGAGAGTTGGTCGACGGTTCCTCGCGTGACCAACTTCGACGACGCCGACATCAGCGATCTGGAACACCTGCGCCAATCGAGCAAAGACGACTATGCCGCGCAAGGGTTGAAGCTGACGACGATGCCGTTCTTGATCAAAGCGATCGCGACGGCGCTCAAGCACAATCCGGAAGTCAACGCGGTCATCGATGAAGCCAACGGCCAACTGATCTACAAGGATTACGTCAACATCGGAATCGCTGTCGACACCGAGCGTGGTTTGGTTGTCCCCGTGATGAAAAACGCCGACCGGATGGGAATCCCCGATATCGCCCGCTCGCTTGCCGAGATGGCGGCCAAGGTGCGTAGCGGGCAGTTTGCCGTTAGCGATCTTCGCGGCGGCACCTTCACGATCAGCAACCTCGGTGCGATCGGCGGTCAATACAGCACGCCGATCGTCAACATTCCCGAAGTTGCGATTCTGTTGGTTGGACGCAGCCGCAAATTGCCATGCGTGATGCCCGATGATTCGATCAAGCCGCGGCTGATGATGCCGTTGAGCCTCAGTTACGATCACCGTTTGGTCGATGGTGGCACCGCAGCGCGTTTCCTGAACGACGTGATCGGTTACCTCGAAGCGCCAAGCCGCCTGCTGTTGGCGCTGTAG
- the aceE gene encoding pyruvate dehydrogenase (acetyl-transferring), homodimeric type, translating to MDNSETVAIRQAMEESMNDGELRNEVLADVDAAETAEWLGSLDYVLQSKGPERARFLLEKLRERAAQEGVALDSQTITPYINTIPAKDQPPFPGNRELERRIKSIVRWNAMAMVVRANRRPGGVGGHISTFASSATLYEIAFNHFFHGRGEDGYGGDSVYFQGHASPGMYSRAFLEGRLTEENLENFRHELSPGGGLSSYPHPWLMPSFWEYPTVSMGLGPIMAIYQARFNEYLRDRGIKDTSGQRVWAFLGDGECDEPETLGAIGLAGREKLDNLIFVVNCNLQRLDGPVRGNGKIIQELESIFHGAGWNVIKVVWGGEWDELLAKDTSGMLAQRMNEVVDGQYQKYTTMPGSYIREHFFGKYPETRKLVENMSDEKLEKIRRGGHDPEKVYAAYAQATSSTNGKPTVILAKTVKGYGLGEAGEGRNIAHNQKKMNEEELLEFRTRFGIPISDAEVGSAPFYKPSENSVEIKYMKERRAALGGSLPSRPTEHPTMEVPTLEDFSKLIKRLGDGKNCSTTFAVVQTLIALCRDKKIGKYMVPIVPDESRTFGMEGMFKQFGIYAHAGQLYEPMDSEIVASYKEAQDGQILEEGITECGSMSSFNAAGTAYSCHGVNMIPFYIYYSMFGFQRVGDSIWAAADMRAKGFLVGGTAGRTSLNGEGLQHQDGHSLLNAIAFPTVRSYDPAFAYEVIVIIQEGLKRMFQDGEECIYYITAENDAYDHPSMPEGCAEGIIKGMYKFRSNEVEGAKARVQLFGSGAILNCALDAQKLLAEKFNIASDVWSVTSYTQLRRDADACQRWNMLHPTETPRKSYVEEVLEGVEGPFISSSDYVKALGEQLTPWIPGDYYVLGTDGMGRSETRPALRRHFEVDAESIAIAALSRLSKAGVVKPQDVADAIKALDYDADKVNPYFA from the coding sequence ATGGATAATTCTGAGACCGTGGCCATTCGGCAAGCGATGGAAGAATCGATGAACGACGGCGAATTGCGTAACGAAGTCTTGGCGGATGTCGACGCTGCGGAAACTGCGGAGTGGTTGGGGTCGCTGGATTACGTGCTGCAGAGCAAGGGACCTGAACGAGCTCGGTTCCTGTTGGAAAAGCTGCGCGAACGGGCGGCCCAAGAGGGCGTCGCGTTGGATTCGCAAACGATCACTCCTTACATCAATACGATCCCTGCCAAGGACCAGCCTCCGTTTCCGGGCAACCGCGAACTGGAACGCCGGATCAAATCGATCGTTCGCTGGAACGCGATGGCGATGGTTGTGCGTGCCAACCGCCGCCCCGGTGGTGTCGGTGGTCATATCAGTACATTCGCATCGAGCGCGACGCTGTACGAAATCGCTTTCAACCACTTCTTCCACGGCCGCGGCGAAGATGGCTACGGTGGCGACTCGGTCTACTTCCAAGGCCATGCGTCGCCTGGTATGTACAGTCGCGCGTTCCTGGAAGGCCGACTGACCGAAGAGAATCTCGAGAACTTCCGCCACGAACTCTCCCCCGGCGGCGGTCTGTCCAGCTATCCGCACCCTTGGTTGATGCCAAGCTTCTGGGAATACCCAACCGTCTCGATGGGGCTCGGCCCGATCATGGCGATCTACCAAGCACGGTTCAATGAATATCTCCGCGATCGCGGGATCAAAGACACCTCGGGTCAACGCGTTTGGGCTTTCTTGGGTGACGGTGAATGCGATGAACCCGAGACTCTCGGCGCTATCGGGCTGGCCGGTCGCGAGAAACTGGACAACCTGATCTTCGTCGTCAACTGCAACCTGCAGCGACTCGACGGTCCTGTCCGCGGCAACGGCAAGATCATCCAAGAACTGGAAAGCATCTTCCACGGTGCCGGCTGGAACGTGATCAAGGTCGTCTGGGGCGGCGAGTGGGATGAACTGCTGGCCAAAGATACCTCCGGCATGCTGGCTCAACGAATGAACGAGGTCGTCGACGGTCAGTACCAGAAGTACACCACGATGCCCGGCAGCTACATTCGCGAACACTTCTTCGGCAAGTACCCCGAGACGCGGAAGCTTGTCGAGAACATGAGCGACGAGAAGCTGGAGAAGATCCGTCGCGGCGGGCACGATCCCGAAAAGGTCTACGCTGCGTACGCGCAAGCGACTTCGTCGACGAACGGCAAACCGACTGTCATCCTGGCGAAAACCGTCAAGGGTTACGGACTGGGCGAAGCTGGCGAAGGCCGCAACATCGCGCACAACCAGAAGAAGATGAACGAAGAGGAGCTGCTGGAGTTCCGTACGCGGTTCGGGATTCCGATCAGCGACGCCGAAGTCGGTAGCGCTCCGTTCTACAAGCCGTCGGAAAACAGCGTCGAAATCAAGTACATGAAAGAGCGTCGGGCTGCTCTGGGAGGATCGCTGCCAAGCCGTCCGACCGAACATCCGACGATGGAAGTTCCCACGCTGGAAGACTTCTCCAAGCTGATCAAACGGCTCGGCGATGGCAAAAACTGCAGCACCACGTTTGCCGTCGTGCAGACCTTGATCGCGCTCTGCCGCGACAAGAAGATCGGCAAATACATGGTCCCGATCGTTCCCGATGAATCGCGAACGTTTGGCATGGAAGGGATGTTCAAGCAGTTCGGCATCTACGCCCACGCGGGCCAGTTGTACGAACCGATGGATTCGGAGATCGTCGCTTCGTACAAAGAAGCTCAAGACGGCCAGATCCTTGAAGAAGGGATCACCGAGTGCGGTTCGATGAGCAGCTTTAACGCGGCCGGTACCGCGTACAGCTGTCACGGCGTCAATATGATTCCGTTCTACATCTACTACAGCATGTTCGGTTTCCAACGGGTCGGCGATTCGATCTGGGCCGCGGCCGACATGCGAGCCAAGGGCTTCTTGGTCGGTGGTACCGCGGGCCGAACTTCGCTCAACGGCGAAGGCCTGCAGCACCAGGACGGTCACAGCCTGCTCAACGCGATCGCCTTCCCGACCGTGCGGTCTTATGACCCCGCGTTCGCCTACGAAGTGATCGTGATCATCCAGGAAGGTCTGAAGCGGATGTTCCAGGATGGCGAAGAATGCATCTACTACATCACCGCCGAAAACGATGCCTACGATCACCCTTCGATGCCCGAAGGTTGTGCCGAGGGAATCATCAAGGGGATGTACAAGTTCCGCAGCAACGAAGTCGAAGGCGCAAAGGCTCGCGTCCAGTTGTTCGGCAGCGGTGCCATCCTGAACTGTGCTCTCGACGCTCAAAAACTGTTGGCCGAGAAGTTCAACATCGCCAGCGACGTGTGGAGCGTTACCAGTTACACGCAACTCCGCCGCGACGCCGACGCGTGTCAGCGTTGGAACATGTTGCACCCAACCGAGACGCCGCGGAAGAGCTACGTCGAAGAAGTGCTCGAAGGCGTCGAGGGGCCGTTCATCTCGTCCAGCGACTACGTTAAAGCACTCGGCGAGCAACTGACACCATGGATTCCAGGCGACTACTATGTCCTGGGAACCGACGGCATGGGACGCAGCGAGACGCGTCCAGCGCTTCGTCGACATTTCGAAGTCGATGCCGAATCGATCGCGATCGCCGCGCTCAGCCGACTGTCGAAAGCGGGAGTTGTTAAGCCGCAAGACGTCGCCGACGCGATCAAAGCCCTCGATTACGACGCCGACAAAGTGAACCCTTATTTCGCTTAG
- a CDS encoding YidC/Oxa1 family insertase periplasmic-domain containing protein — protein MERRVLAYLFVSAFFMFVMLTMRPKQPPVEDPNAPDAVAQQDAEADESADVDNVVEDADPAADGDAKTADDAAPADRPREAKWFTIGSLAVDPEDPTLGDKALITLSNRGAGIERIELIERNPNGHFRYRRVDTRSGYLGYLAPSAPSEIDGCKINVVGPGTPADLAGLKVGDIIVANGTGVIVSPSDFQRWLEETTPGQTITLEVLRGTGENRETVTVEAKLTQHPLDLIRLAKSGGPDQVPGNISRLSCLLTLAKLNTTNLRVGQKELTKLPSLFDGLWNVTPIEDSENPGFEFRFPISASEAEQVAKGSGGLEIVRRYTVPAAGSGYDIDLQTEIINKSDVEQEIAYRLEGPNGLTLEGWWYSAKISPNWTGGAGARDVVYNTASEFHRLMGLPKIVKQVRQRTEDGVDKDEDVNETLFASSGDPKTNQLRYIGIDGQYFTASYIPLEGESQTDVFSRGSSMLLADLKVLNPHQTQAANVSFYVDSTPRKIAPGESLTDTLRLFAGPKRPEMLEERGLSRLIEYGLFGAVSKLLSGFLHFIYMILGNYGLAIILLTVCVRGAMFPLSRKAAQNAQKMQELAPEFKKIAEKYKDDMEKRLKAQQDLQKKHGFNPLSGCLPMFVQLPIFIGLYRSLSCDIELRQAAFIPGIQWCSNLAAPDMFYNWSPWMIEYFAGRGTGWFGPYFNILPLVVMVLFMAQQKMFMPPPTDEQQEITQKVMFFMTFIMGIFFFKVAAGLCIYFITSSLWGMAERILVKKTIKPASGGGSLALEGVGGDDGLETSGPLKSAPKQKNRPRNPPKKK, from the coding sequence GTGGAACGACGCGTTCTCGCTTATCTATTCGTCTCCGCCTTTTTCATGTTCGTCATGTTGACGATGCGGCCTAAGCAACCGCCAGTTGAGGATCCCAATGCGCCCGATGCGGTCGCGCAACAGGATGCCGAAGCTGACGAGTCGGCCGACGTGGACAATGTGGTGGAGGATGCCGATCCGGCGGCCGATGGCGACGCGAAAACCGCCGACGACGCGGCGCCAGCCGATCGGCCTCGCGAGGCGAAATGGTTCACGATCGGATCGCTGGCTGTCGATCCCGAAGATCCCACGCTGGGCGATAAGGCCCTGATCACGCTGAGCAATCGCGGGGCGGGGATCGAGCGGATCGAATTGATCGAACGCAATCCCAATGGCCACTTTCGCTATCGCCGCGTCGATACGCGCAGCGGTTACCTGGGCTATCTCGCTCCGTCGGCTCCCAGCGAAATCGACGGCTGCAAAATCAACGTGGTCGGCCCGGGAACGCCCGCCGATCTGGCTGGGCTGAAAGTCGGCGACATCATCGTCGCCAATGGCACCGGCGTGATCGTCTCTCCAAGCGATTTTCAACGTTGGCTCGAAGAGACCACTCCAGGGCAAACGATCACGCTGGAAGTGCTGCGTGGAACAGGAGAGAATCGCGAGACGGTAACTGTCGAAGCGAAGCTGACGCAGCATCCGTTGGACTTGATCCGGTTGGCCAAGTCGGGCGGTCCGGACCAGGTGCCGGGGAACATCTCTCGCCTGTCCTGCTTGTTGACTTTGGCGAAACTGAACACCACCAATCTTCGCGTCGGGCAGAAAGAGCTGACTAAGTTGCCTAGTCTCTTCGACGGGCTTTGGAACGTCACGCCGATCGAAGATTCCGAAAACCCAGGTTTTGAGTTCCGGTTCCCGATCTCCGCCAGCGAAGCCGAACAGGTCGCCAAGGGATCGGGCGGCTTGGAAATCGTCCGCCGCTACACCGTGCCGGCCGCCGGTTCGGGATACGACATCGACCTGCAGACCGAAATCATCAACAAATCCGATGTCGAGCAAGAGATCGCCTACCGCTTGGAAGGCCCCAACGGCTTAACTCTTGAAGGTTGGTGGTACAGCGCCAAGATCAGTCCTAACTGGACCGGCGGTGCGGGTGCTCGCGACGTCGTCTACAACACCGCCTCCGAATTTCATCGCTTGATGGGGCTGCCGAAGATCGTCAAACAGGTTCGGCAGCGGACCGAGGATGGCGTCGACAAAGACGAGGATGTCAACGAGACGTTGTTTGCTTCGTCGGGCGATCCGAAAACGAATCAATTGCGTTACATCGGCATCGACGGGCAATATTTCACCGCCAGCTACATTCCGCTCGAAGGCGAATCGCAAACCGATGTGTTCAGCCGCGGCAGTTCGATGTTGTTGGCCGATCTGAAGGTGCTCAACCCGCACCAAACGCAAGCTGCCAACGTCAGCTTTTACGTCGACAGCACGCCCCGCAAGATCGCTCCCGGCGAAAGCCTGACCGATACGCTGCGACTGTTTGCTGGTCCCAAGCGTCCCGAAATGCTGGAAGAACGTGGGCTCAGCCGCTTGATCGAATACGGTCTGTTTGGCGCAGTCTCCAAGCTGTTGTCGGGCTTTTTGCACTTCATCTATATGATCTTGGGCAACTATGGCCTGGCGATCATCCTGCTGACGGTCTGCGTTCGCGGTGCGATGTTCCCGCTGTCGCGGAAAGCGGCTCAGAATGCCCAGAAGATGCAAGAACTGGCCCCCGAGTTCAAGAAGATCGCTGAGAAGTACAAGGACGACATGGAGAAGCGGCTCAAGGCCCAACAAGATCTCCAGAAGAAACACGGCTTCAATCCGCTCAGCGGTTGCCTGCCGATGTTTGTCCAGTTGCCGATCTTTATCGGACTGTATCGCAGCCTGTCGTGCGATATCGAACTGCGACAAGCCGCCTTCATTCCGGGGATCCAGTGGTGCTCCAACCTGGCAGCACCGGACATGTTTTATAACTGGTCGCCGTGGATGATCGAATATTTCGCCGGCCGCGGCACCGGATGGTTTGGGCCCTACTTCAACATCCTACCGTTGGTCGTGATGGTTCTGTTCATGGCGCAGCAGAAGATGTTCATGCCGCCGCCAACCGACGAACAGCAAGAGATCACTCAGAAGGTGATGTTCTTCATGACCTTCATCATGGGCATCTTCTTCTTCAAGGTCGCTGCCGGTCTGTGCATCTACTTTATCACCAGTAGCTTGTGGGGCATGGCGGAACGGATTTTGGTTAAGAAGACGATCAAGCCCGCTTCGGGGGGCGGATCCTTGGCGCTCGAAGGTGTGGGCGGCGACGACGGATTGGAGACATCTGGGCCGCTGAAGTCGGCTCCGAAACAGAAGAATCGTCCTCGCAACCCGCCGAAAAAGAAGTAG
- a CDS encoding Gfo/Idh/MocA family oxidoreductase, whose product MSKLSRRQFVHTSAAAGAGLAVSGRMAHAVQSNEKIGVALIGAGGRGGSHLSAWLGDKRTDLLTIVDVDEKAAASRADAAEKSQGFRPKIVTDMREVFDDKSIDVISTATPNHWHALCGIWAMQAGKDAYIEKPVSHNIHEGTALIAAARKYDRICQVGTQCRSATAQQEMVDFIQAGGIGEVNFARGLCYKRRKSIGALGDYAVPGNVDFNLWSGPAAYTDPKVTRPRFHYDWHWQRLYGNGDSGNQGPHQTDVARWGLGIDTHPISVISYGGRLGYQAERKDDNYVDAGDTPNTQVSIYDYGDKCMVFETRGLGVDNSDDAELNKLFKSTKGNKIGVVFYGSNGYCVQVSYGHSIAYDADMNVIKEFKGAKDHFANFLDAVESRNYKDLTADVREGHLSASLSHLGNISLAIGEQKKMSVKEATEHLSKIKSLDDNDATLQRTIKHLEKNGVDLEKYPIAMGPLLKFDPEKEIFPENEVATAMCTREYRAPFVCPTADKV is encoded by the coding sequence ATGTCGAAACTCTCCCGACGTCAATTTGTTCACACCTCCGCCGCCGCGGGCGCTGGGTTGGCTGTTTCTGGACGAATGGCGCACGCCGTGCAATCGAACGAAAAAATCGGCGTTGCCCTGATCGGTGCCGGTGGACGTGGTGGATCTCACCTCAGCGCATGGCTTGGCGACAAGCGAACCGATCTGCTGACGATCGTCGACGTCGACGAGAAAGCTGCAGCATCTCGCGCCGACGCTGCAGAGAAGTCTCAAGGCTTCCGCCCCAAGATCGTTACCGACATGCGGGAAGTCTTCGACGACAAATCGATCGACGTGATCAGCACCGCAACGCCTAACCACTGGCATGCCTTGTGCGGCATCTGGGCGATGCAAGCGGGCAAAGACGCGTATATCGAAAAGCCCGTCTCGCACAACATCCACGAAGGAACCGCGCTGATCGCAGCGGCTCGCAAGTACGATCGCATCTGCCAAGTCGGAACGCAGTGCCGTTCGGCAACCGCTCAACAAGAGATGGTCGATTTCATCCAAGCCGGCGGAATCGGCGAAGTCAACTTCGCTCGCGGTTTGTGCTACAAGCGACGTAAATCGATCGGCGCGTTGGGCGATTACGCCGTTCCCGGCAACGTCGACTTCAACCTCTGGAGCGGTCCAGCCGCCTACACCGATCCGAAGGTCACGCGTCCGCGTTTCCATTACGATTGGCACTGGCAACGTCTGTACGGTAACGGCGATTCGGGCAACCAGGGGCCTCACCAAACCGATGTCGCGCGATGGGGCTTGGGAATCGATACCCATCCGATCAGCGTGATCTCGTACGGCGGACGATTGGGTTATCAAGCCGAACGCAAAGACGACAACTACGTCGATGCGGGCGACACGCCGAACACGCAGGTTTCGATCTACGATTACGGCGACAAGTGCATGGTCTTCGAGACCCGCGGTCTGGGCGTCGACAATTCCGATGATGCCGAATTGAACAAGCTGTTCAAGAGCACCAAGGGGAACAAGATCGGCGTCGTCTTCTACGGCAGCAACGGTTATTGCGTGCAAGTCAGCTACGGCCATTCGATCGCCTACGATGCTGACATGAACGTGATCAAAGAGTTCAAGGGAGCGAAGGATCACTTTGCCAACTTCTTGGACGCTGTCGAAAGCCGCAACTACAAGGATCTGACCGCCGACGTTCGCGAAGGCCACTTGTCGGCGTCGCTGAGCCACTTGGGCAACATCTCGCTGGCGATCGGCGAACAAAAGAAGATGTCGGTCAAAGAAGCGACCGAACATCTGAGCAAGATCAAGAGCTTGGACGACAACGATGCGACGCTGCAACGAACGATCAAGCACTTGGAGAAAAACGGCGTCGATCTGGAGAAGTACCCGATCGCGATGGGCCCGTTGTTGAAGTTCGATCCCGAGAAGGAAATCTTCCCCGAGAACGAAGTCGCCACGGCGATGTGTACTCGCGAGTATCGGGCTCCCTTCGTTTGCCCAACCGCCGACAAGGTTTAA
- a CDS encoding M81 family metallopeptidase has product MRILSTIGKANMNYRIGIVALLHESNTFISQNTTLAHFQQDTLLSGEAIRERFADAPHEVGGFFAGLGAADNVEIVPIFAARAIPYGPIEASTFDQLIETMVQQCEAAGPLDGILAAPHGATVAEGKPDADGYMLSRLRELLGHERPLIATIDAHANVSPAMADATDALVSYRTNPHLDQRQRGVEAAELMVKTLTSGRRLHQLAAFPPVAINIQNQNTSAMPLRPRWEAADALRELPEVASLSLVLGFPYSDVAEMGCSAILVSYEDVPAARRQELLDQLTTILTENPDCFEPEFTSPAEAVQQAGQQPGLTCMLDMGDNAGGGSPADSTILAHELHRQKIGPSLAVIFDPEAVAQVTAADFQNGNEVSIGGKTDSLHGEPLQVAVELLSTGDGKFRESEARHGGFSEFDQGATAIVRTLDSDLTLMLTSQRVPPFSLSQLTTFGIEPKEYRAIVAKGVIAPMAAYQPVADRFIHVNTQGSTCADMLQMTYHHRRQPMFPFER; this is encoded by the coding sequence ATGCGAATTCTTTCAACCATCGGCAAAGCCAACATGAATTACCGAATCGGAATTGTTGCCCTCCTTCATGAATCGAATACATTCATATCGCAAAATACGACTCTTGCGCATTTCCAGCAGGATACGCTCTTAAGTGGCGAAGCGATTCGCGAGCGATTCGCCGACGCGCCTCACGAAGTGGGTGGGTTCTTCGCCGGCCTCGGCGCAGCGGATAATGTCGAGATCGTGCCGATCTTCGCCGCCCGCGCGATCCCCTACGGCCCCATTGAAGCCAGTACATTTGACCAGTTAATCGAAACGATGGTGCAGCAGTGCGAGGCCGCTGGCCCGCTCGACGGGATCCTCGCCGCACCGCATGGCGCAACCGTGGCCGAAGGGAAGCCAGACGCCGACGGTTACATGTTGTCCCGATTGCGCGAACTGCTGGGGCACGAGCGACCGCTGATCGCGACGATCGATGCCCACGCAAACGTCTCCCCGGCGATGGCCGATGCGACCGACGCGTTGGTCTCCTACCGCACCAATCCCCACTTGGATCAACGCCAACGCGGCGTCGAAGCGGCTGAACTGATGGTCAAAACTCTGACCAGCGGTCGACGACTGCATCAATTGGCCGCCTTCCCACCGGTGGCGATCAACATCCAAAACCAGAACACCTCGGCGATGCCGCTGCGTCCGCGGTGGGAAGCCGCCGACGCGCTGCGCGAACTACCCGAAGTCGCCAGCCTGAGCTTGGTCCTCGGTTTCCCCTACTCCGACGTTGCCGAGATGGGCTGCTCGGCGATCCTCGTCTCTTACGAAGATGTTCCCGCGGCGCGGCGTCAGGAATTGTTGGACCAGCTGACGACGATCCTGACCGAGAACCCCGATTGCTTCGAGCCAGAGTTCACCTCCCCCGCCGAAGCGGTCCAACAAGCGGGACAGCAGCCGGGACTGACCTGCATGCTGGACATGGGAGACAACGCCGGCGGAGGCTCCCCCGCCGACAGCACTATCCTGGCGCATGAACTGCACCGCCAGAAGATCGGCCCGTCGCTGGCTGTCATCTTCGACCCCGAAGCGGTTGCTCAAGTCACTGCGGCCGACTTCCAAAACGGCAACGAGGTTTCGATCGGCGGAAAAACCGATTCGTTGCATGGCGAACCGCTGCAAGTCGCCGTCGAACTGCTGAGCACAGGGGATGGAAAGTTCCGCGAATCCGAAGCTCGACACGGCGGGTTTTCCGAATTCGACCAAGGTGCCACGGCGATCGTCCGGACGCTCGATTCGGACCTGACGCTGATGCTCACCTCGCAACGCGTGCCCCCGTTCAGCCTGAGCCAATTGACGACGTTCGGAATCGAGCCGAAAGAGTACCGCGCAATCGTGGCCAAAGGCGTGATCGCTCCGATGGCCGCCTACCAACCGGTCGCTGACCGGTTCATCCACGTCAACACACAAGGTTCCACCTGCGCCGACATGCTGCAAATGACCTACCATCATCGGCGCCAGCCGATGTTCCCATTTGAGCGTTAG
- a CDS encoding universal stress protein: protein MKILFATDGSCYAAGAARFVCHLQAKDPIELTVLTVSYTPENTSSPSVQPWLPEWRRREHERIDQHHAELRETLRSIKGKVTMELAEGSAARCILERARELDADLIVMGARGHSTLERLLLGSLSDSVATHAECSVLIVRPPELHAPVAKDAPCPEPAADEDLIRKIELAYDGSSSSKEAVNELMRFQWPATTEVSVLSVIPTFDFYGQEYGLMVEQHGKSEHQRVQALCEQVISSLSRSIQSVDSQTVMGDHIGDAIVRSADENQSQLIVLGDNGHGLIGELLLGSTTKYVLRHAHCSVWISRHHRTQAEKVAEVAVQPA, encoded by the coding sequence ATGAAAATATTGTTTGCGACCGACGGGTCGTGTTACGCCGCCGGTGCCGCTCGATTTGTGTGTCACTTGCAGGCGAAAGACCCGATCGAATTGACCGTCCTGACTGTCAGCTACACTCCCGAAAATACATCGAGCCCGTCGGTTCAGCCGTGGTTGCCCGAGTGGCGTCGTCGCGAACATGAGCGAATCGACCAGCATCACGCCGAGTTGCGGGAGACGCTGAGATCGATCAAGGGGAAGGTGACGATGGAACTTGCCGAGGGGAGTGCGGCGCGATGCATCTTGGAGCGGGCTCGCGAGCTCGATGCCGACTTGATCGTGATGGGCGCGCGAGGGCACTCGACGCTGGAGCGGTTGCTGTTGGGCAGTCTGTCGGATTCGGTGGCCACACACGCCGAGTGTTCGGTGTTGATCGTGCGGCCGCCGGAATTGCACGCTCCGGTCGCAAAAGACGCTCCCTGTCCGGAGCCCGCCGCCGACGAGGATCTCATTCGCAAGATCGAACTGGCCTACGACGGTTCTTCCAGTTCGAAAGAGGCTGTCAATGAATTGATGCGTTTCCAGTGGCCGGCAACGACCGAGGTGAGCGTCTTGAGCGTGATTCCAACGTTCGACTTCTATGGGCAAGAGTACGGTTTGATGGTCGAGCAGCATGGCAAGTCCGAGCATCAGCGGGTGCAGGCGTTGTGTGAGCAGGTGATCAGTTCGCTTTCGCGGAGCATCCAAAGTGTCGATTCGCAAACCGTCATGGGGGATCATATCGGCGACGCAATCGTGCGATCTGCTGACGAAAACCAAAGCCAGTTGATCGTCCTGGGCGACAACGGGCATGGTCTGATCGGCGAACTGCTGTTGGGCAGCACGACTAAATACGTGCTGCGTCACGCTCATTGCAGCGTTTGGATCTCGCGACACCACCGCACCCAAGCGGAGAAGGTCGCCGAGGTGGCAGTGCAGCCTGCGTAG